In a genomic window of Sulfurimonas denitrificans DSM 1251:
- the gdhA gene encoding NADP-specific glutamate dehydrogenase, whose product MPYVNEVFEYLKRTSPSQTEFYQAAQEVLESLRPLMIKYPKYRQHKIIERIVEPERQILFRVNWLDDNGVIQVNKGFRIEFNSALGPYKGGLRFHPSVNAGVIKFLGFEQIFKNSLTGLQIGGGKGGSDFNPKGKSDNEIMRFCQAFMSELFRHIGANTDVPAGDIGVGGREIGYMFGMYKKLANKYEGVLTGKSLKWGGSLVRTEATGYGAVYFAKYMLEDRGETLEGKRCVVSGSGNVSIYTIEKLYQLGAIPVTCSDSNGMIYDEAGIDLELLKDLKEVKRVRLSEYVKYVPTAKYTPIEGYPEGTNGVYAIPCFAAFPSATQNELNLADAKNLLANGCVCISEGANMPSTPDAVDLFVESKICYGPGKAANAGGVATSQLEMAQNASMVNWTFEEVDAKLAQIMKNIYVSASTTAAEFGEPTNLVLGANIAGFRKVADAMIEQGLV is encoded by the coding sequence ATGCCATACGTTAATGAGGTATTCGAATACCTAAAAAGAACAAGTCCATCACAAACAGAATTTTACCAAGCTGCTCAAGAGGTTTTAGAGTCTCTTAGACCTTTAATGATTAAATATCCAAAATATAGACAACATAAAATTATAGAAAGAATTGTTGAACCAGAGAGACAGATACTTTTTCGTGTAAACTGGTTAGATGATAATGGGGTTATTCAAGTAAACAAGGGGTTTAGAATAGAGTTCAACTCAGCCCTTGGACCATATAAAGGCGGTTTGAGATTTCACCCAAGCGTAAATGCTGGTGTTATCAAGTTTTTAGGGTTTGAGCAAATTTTCAAAAATTCTTTAACTGGTCTTCAAATCGGCGGTGGAAAAGGTGGAAGTGACTTTAATCCAAAGGGCAAATCTGACAATGAAATAATGAGATTTTGTCAAGCATTTATGAGCGAACTATTTAGACATATCGGCGCAAATACAGACGTTCCAGCTGGAGATATCGGTGTTGGTGGGCGAGAAATCGGGTATATGTTTGGTATGTACAAAAAGCTTGCTAACAAATATGAGGGCGTACTAACAGGAAAATCACTTAAATGGGGTGGTTCACTTGTAAGAACTGAAGCTACTGGCTATGGTGCTGTTTACTTTGCTAAATACATGTTAGAAGATAGAGGCGAAACTTTAGAAGGTAAGAGATGTGTAGTTTCTGGAAGCGGAAACGTATCTATATACACTATTGAAAAACTCTACCAACTAGGCGCAATTCCTGTTACATGTAGTGACTCAAACGGAATGATTTATGATGAAGCTGGTATTGATTTAGAGCTTTTAAAAGATTTAAAAGAGGTAAAACGCGTAAGACTAAGCGAATATGTAAAATATGTTCCTACTGCAAAATATACACCAATAGAAGGGTATCCTGAGGGAACAAATGGTGTTTACGCTATACCTTGTTTTGCAGCATTTCCAAGTGCGACACAAAATGAACTAAATTTAGCTGATGCAAAAAACCTTCTAGCAAATGGTTGTGTCTGTATCAGTGAGGGTGCTAATATGCCTTCAACTCCCGATGCTGTAGATCTTTTTGTGGAATCAAAAATCTGCTATGGCCCAGGAAAAGCTGCAAATGCTGGTGGTGTTGCAACCAGCCAACTTGAGATGGCACAAAATGCTTCTATGGTAAACTGGACATTTGAAGAAGTTGATGCAAAATTAGCTCAAATTATGAAAAATATCTATGTAAGTGCAAGTACAACAGCAGCTGAATTTGGCGAACCTACAAACTTAGTTTTAGGTGCAAATATCGCAGGATTTAGAAAAGTAGCAGATGCTATGATTGAGCAAGGGTTAGTTTAA
- a CDS encoding translation initiation factor, translated as MNRGKKLDLFIGAEIEDGWAELKDARKSEISNEPLAPSKHFLLFKKEKRRGKTVTLVGEFHLSIDEQERVLKNLKKKLGCGGTCRDGWMEFQGELKDKLKILLEEENFRFKK; from the coding sequence ATGAATAGAGGGAAGAAACTAGACCTATTTATTGGTGCAGAGATAGAAGATGGCTGGGCGGAGCTTAAAGATGCTAGAAAATCAGAAATATCAAATGAGCCTTTAGCCCCATCAAAACATTTTTTACTCTTTAAAAAAGAGAAAAGAAGAGGAAAAACTGTTACTTTAGTTGGAGAGTTTCACTTGAGTATTGATGAGCAAGAGAGAGTCTTAAAAAATCTAAAGAAAAAGCTCGGATGCGGCGGTACATGTAGGGATGGATGGATGGAATTTCAAGGCGAACTAAAAGATAAACTAAAAATATTGCTTGAAGAAGAGAACTTTAGATTTAAAAAATAG
- a CDS encoding DUF5718 family protein encodes MQKYRDFLGLGIAGNFALHLAQAGELEDFKNIITTDEAAPKGMFPFYLPSFVNNAKYILSTYPLSSTTIKLPSQHVNIQAEPEVALICDLEYENNRVSKITPTHFGAYNDCSIRVAGAAKISDKKNWGADSKGISENLINIDSFTNGSIMDNYSICSFLKRDDELHAYGENVELLGYSYFYEKLLDWMLKQINTQEDFGPLEPLSQYILECQNPNKAIISIGATRYTPYGESTFLKESDELFVILYNHTILSLEKIIESIKNNTLEALQISLLRQKVVR; translated from the coding sequence ATGCAAAAATATAGAGATTTTTTAGGGCTGGGAATCGCTGGAAACTTTGCTCTTCACTTAGCTCAAGCTGGGGAGCTTGAAGATTTTAAAAATATCATTACAACCGATGAAGCAGCCCCTAAGGGGATGTTTCCTTTTTATCTTCCATCTTTTGTAAATAACGCAAAATATATTTTATCCACCTACCCTCTCTCAAGTACTACAATAAAACTGCCATCTCAACATGTAAACATTCAAGCTGAGCCTGAAGTGGCACTTATTTGCGACTTGGAGTATGAGAATAACAGAGTCTCAAAAATTACACCAACTCACTTTGGCGCTTACAACGACTGCTCTATTAGAGTAGCAGGAGCCGCTAAAATAAGTGATAAGAAAAACTGGGGTGCAGACTCTAAGGGCATAAGTGAAAATCTAATCAACATAGACTCTTTTACAAATGGTAGCATAATGGACAATTACTCAATTTGCTCTTTTTTAAAAAGAGATGATGAGTTACATGCTTATGGAGAAAATGTGGAGCTGTTGGGTTATAGCTACTTTTATGAAAAATTACTTGATTGGATGCTAAAGCAGATAAACACTCAAGAAGATTTTGGACCACTAGAGCCTTTGAGCCAATATATTTTAGAGTGCCAAAATCCAAATAAAGCCATAATTAGCATAGGGGCTACTAGATATACCCCTTATGGCGAGAGCACTTTTTTAAAAGAGAGTGATGAACTTTTTGTGATTCTTTACAATCACACAATTTTATCTTTAGAAAAAATCATAGAGAGCATCAAAAATAACACTCTTGAGGCTTTACAAATAAGCCTCTTAAGACAAAAAGTAGTGAGATGA
- a CDS encoding type IV pili methyl-accepting chemotaxis transducer N-terminal domain-containing protein, producing the protein MIKSNKISTKIKFIGALLIFLIASVIGTTIYLNHQNIKDALVINIAGKQRMLTQKISKNIFYIHYQSSHDFSELDDACNEFVDGLNTLKFGNFDKQISPFHTYEISIQISEVDKLWGQFYKNVQSFKLLKNAQIKDENSINSIVASIYKENSVLLKNVDKLVTLYTNHSEEKTNFIKNFQYTSAFILFVLFLYSLAQLKSIESHVDSFMQYSKMLVGNEDISSLSPIKLEAESEVEIKEVSDTINCFISKINSAVEYSNEALLQSQKASSKLEELTDEFDTILAEIKGNSSASTHLNNSEDMVIESTEVLISSTKKLTNLKAELDKLIKSCQELK; encoded by the coding sequence ATGATAAAATCAAATAAAATTAGTACAAAAATAAAGTTCATCGGTGCGCTTCTTATATTTCTAATTGCTTCTGTTATCGGAACAACCATATATCTAAACCATCAAAATATCAAAGATGCTCTTGTAATAAATATTGCTGGAAAACAGAGGATGTTAACACAAAAAATTTCAAAAAATATCTTTTATATTCATTATCAATCTTCACATGATTTTAGTGAACTAGATGATGCTTGTAATGAGTTTGTAGATGGATTAAATACTTTAAAATTTGGGAATTTTGACAAGCAAATCTCTCCTTTTCATACATATGAAATCTCTATACAAATTTCAGAAGTTGATAAATTATGGGGTCAGTTTTATAAAAATGTACAGAGTTTTAAACTTTTAAAAAATGCGCAAATCAAGGATGAGAACAGTATAAATAGTATCGTTGCATCTATTTATAAAGAGAATAGTGTGCTTCTAAAAAATGTTGATAAATTAGTTACGCTATATACAAATCATAGTGAAGAGAAAACCAATTTTATTAAAAACTTTCAATACACATCGGCGTTTATTCTCTTTGTACTATTTTTATACTCTCTTGCTCAACTAAAATCTATCGAATCACATGTAGATTCATTTATGCAGTACTCTAAAATGTTAGTTGGAAATGAAGATATATCTAGTCTCTCACCTATAAAACTAGAAGCGGAGAGCGAAGTTGAGATTAAAGAGGTAAGTGACACCATAAACTGTTTCATAAGCAAGATAAACTCAGCAGTTGAGTACTCTAATGAAGCACTTCTTCAATCTCAAAAAGCTTCATCAAAACTAGAAGAGCTCACAGATGAATTTGATACTATTTTAGCAGAAATCAAGGGTAATTCATCCGCTTCAACACATCTAAATAATAGCGAGGATATGGTTATAGAATCTACTGAAGTGCTAATTAGTTCAACAAAAAAATTGACAAACCTTAAAGCAGAGCTCGATAAGCTTATCAAAAGTTGCCAAGAATTAAAGTAA
- a CDS encoding FAD-dependent oxidoreductase yields MATKNFEVVIIGAGISGTALAYELSRYTDINSIGIIEKYSDIATLNSCGTSNSQTIHVGDIETNYTLQKAAITKRTAKMVEKYCLQHQYQNKIIFSHQKMALGVGKKEVEFLLHRYEEFSELFPYLEVWDKERLKELEPRVVFDVDGNERKEEIVGIGTRDQWTTVDYQKLSHSFLQNAKKEPDTNIELFLNTRVDEIKKSKKRGYVVKSEKGTFYADFVVTDAGAHSLYLAHKMGFGLNLGCLPVAGSFYMTNEKMLNGKVYMIQNPKLPFAALHGDPDILANGYTRFGPTALMLPKLERYKKGTFLDFWKTLRLDKNIAIALYKLLRERDIRNYIFKNFLFEIPFINKYLFLRDARKIVPSLRVSEFKYAKGFGGVRPQVLDKEQQKLLLGEASICTGEGLIFNMTPSPGATSCLGNAERDLKYIVKYLGKNFNEKKFNDELTDGDYCVLSAPIESQKAVVNLIRAEIKRTEEKYLKELHVGKPDESFWDRPHSKI; encoded by the coding sequence ATGGCTACTAAAAACTTTGAAGTTGTGATTATTGGTGCTGGTATTTCAGGCACCGCTTTAGCTTATGAACTCTCTAGATATACAGATATTAATTCTATTGGAATTATAGAAAAATATAGTGATATTGCTACATTAAACTCTTGTGGAACAAGCAACTCTCAAACTATACATGTAGGCGATATTGAAACAAACTATACTCTTCAAAAGGCTGCTATAACTAAACGTACTGCGAAAATGGTTGAGAAGTATTGTCTGCAACACCAATATCAAAACAAGATAATCTTCTCTCATCAAAAAATGGCACTTGGCGTTGGTAAGAAAGAGGTGGAATTTTTACTTCATAGATATGAGGAGTTTTCTGAGCTTTTTCCATATCTTGAAGTGTGGGACAAAGAGCGATTAAAAGAGCTTGAGCCTCGCGTTGTATTTGATGTAGATGGAAATGAGCGTAAAGAGGAGATAGTTGGCATAGGAACGAGGGATCAATGGACAACAGTTGATTATCAAAAGCTCTCACACTCGTTTTTACAAAATGCGAAAAAAGAGCCAGATACAAATATTGAGCTTTTTTTAAACACAAGAGTTGATGAGATTAAAAAGAGTAAAAAAAGAGGTTATGTTGTAAAGAGCGAAAAAGGCACTTTTTATGCTGATTTTGTGGTTACTGATGCTGGAGCGCACTCTCTTTATTTAGCGCATAAAATGGGATTTGGTTTAAATCTTGGATGCTTACCAGTGGCTGGAAGCTTTTACATGACAAATGAGAAGATGCTAAATGGCAAGGTCTATATGATCCAAAATCCAAAACTCCCCTTTGCTGCTCTTCATGGAGACCCTGATATCTTAGCTAATGGATACACACGTTTTGGTCCAACTGCGCTTATGCTTCCAAAGTTAGAGCGATACAAAAAAGGGACATTTTTAGATTTTTGGAAGACTCTTAGGCTTGATAAAAATATAGCAATTGCTCTTTACAAACTCTTAAGAGAGCGTGATATTCGCAACTATATATTTAAAAATTTTCTCTTTGAGATTCCATTTATCAATAAATATCTATTTTTAAGAGACGCTAGAAAAATTGTTCCATCTCTTAGAGTAAGTGAGTTTAAATATGCTAAAGGTTTTGGTGGAGTTCGTCCTCAAGTACTAGATAAAGAGCAACAAAAACTTCTACTAGGAGAAGCTTCAATATGTACAGGAGAGGGACTGATTTTTAACATGACGCCTTCTCCAGGGGCAACGTCATGTCTTGGTAATGCAGAGAGGGATTTAAAGTATATTGTAAAATATTTAGGCAAAAATTTTAATGAAAAAAAATTCAACGATGAACTTACAGATGGCGATTACTGCGTACTTAGCGCACCAATAGAGTCACAAAAAGCAGTAGTAAATCTAATAAGAGCAGAGATAAAAAGAACTGAAGAGAAGTATCTCAAAGAGTTACATGTAGGCAAGCCTGATGAGAGTTTTTGGGATAGACCACATAGTAAAATATAG
- a CDS encoding ABC-F family ATP-binding cassette domain-containing protein, which translates to MVTVQNLIMRYGNRVLFQDINLKLDRHKRYGLIGANGAGKTTFLKILCGQIKEYEGEVIIPKANKVGVLGQNQYAYEDFTIADAVLYGNKRLYDAIKEKEIIYATGDFEDDAVNERLAELETICVEEDPTYEYDVNIAKILENVGIPASQHNDLMSSLDSADKFKVLLAQVLYPKPDVLFLDEPTNNLDIQTISWLEDELQRHEGTMVVISHDRHFLNAVVTNILDVDYQKIREFTGTYDDWYIAANVIAKQQELGNAKKEKEKEELEAFVRRFSANASKAKQATSRQKKLDKLVIDDIKPSSRRDPSIVFKAKRVMGDEALHVKDINHSYGDNEVLKNITLKFEPDEKVALIGPNGVGKTTLLKIIMEEMKPASGTIHWGATIESSYFPQDTADIIKGDGTLYDWLRGFDPKRDISEIRNCLGRMLFSGEQQEKSVISISGGEKHRMMLSKMMLEGGNFLVLDEPSNHLDLEAIIALGEALFNFKGNVICVSHDRELLDAFANRIIELREDGSYVDFKGSYEEFAEAKEKGLI; encoded by the coding sequence ATGGTAACAGTACAAAATTTAATAATGCGTTATGGAAATAGAGTTCTATTTCAAGATATAAACCTTAAACTTGACCGTCACAAAAGATATGGACTTATCGGCGCAAATGGTGCAGGAAAAACAACTTTTTTAAAGATACTTTGTGGTCAAATTAAAGAGTATGAGGGTGAGGTAATAATTCCAAAGGCGAATAAAGTTGGTGTTTTAGGACAAAATCAGTACGCTTATGAAGATTTTACTATAGCAGATGCAGTTCTTTATGGAAACAAAAGACTCTATGATGCAATCAAAGAGAAAGAGATAATTTACGCAACAGGTGACTTTGAAGATGACGCAGTAAATGAGCGTCTTGCAGAGCTTGAGACAATCTGTGTTGAAGAAGACCCTACTTATGAGTATGATGTAAATATTGCAAAAATCCTAGAAAATGTAGGTATCCCTGCAAGTCAGCACAACGACCTTATGAGTTCACTTGATAGTGCTGATAAATTTAAAGTTCTTTTAGCTCAAGTTCTTTATCCTAAACCTGACGTACTTTTCCTTGATGAGCCTACGAACAACCTTGATATTCAAACTATTAGCTGGTTAGAAGATGAGCTTCAGCGCCATGAAGGAACAATGGTTGTAATCTCACACGATAGACACTTCTTAAATGCAGTTGTTACAAATATACTCGATGTAGATTATCAAAAAATTCGTGAATTTACTGGTACTTATGATGATTGGTATATCGCTGCAAATGTTATAGCAAAACAACAAGAGCTTGGAAATGCAAAAAAAGAGAAAGAGAAAGAGGAGCTTGAGGCTTTCGTTCGTCGCTTTAGCGCAAATGCTTCAAAAGCAAAACAGGCAACTTCAAGACAGAAAAAACTTGACAAGCTTGTAATTGATGACATAAAGCCATCTTCAAGAAGAGACCCAAGTATTGTGTTCAAAGCAAAAAGAGTTATGGGCGATGAAGCGCTACATGTAAAAGACATCAATCACTCTTATGGCGATAATGAAGTTTTAAAAAATATAACTCTGAAGTTTGAACCAGATGAAAAAGTCGCACTTATTGGACCAAACGGTGTTGGTAAAACCACTCTTTTAAAAATAATAATGGAAGAGATGAAACCAGCAAGTGGAACAATCCATTGGGGAGCTACTATTGAGAGTAGTTATTTTCCTCAAGATACAGCTGATATAATCAAAGGCGATGGCACTCTTTATGATTGGTTAAGAGGCTTTGACCCAAAACGTGATATCTCAGAGATTAGAAACTGTTTAGGAAGAATGCTTTTCTCGGGCGAACAGCAAGAAAAATCAGTTATAAGCATCTCAGGTGGTGAAAAACATAGAATGATGCTTAGTAAAATGATGCTTGAGGGCGGAAACTTTTTGGTTTTAGATGAGCCATCAAACCACCTTGACTTAGAGGCAATCATTGCACTTGGAGAAGCACTTTTTAACTTTAAAGGCAATGTTATTTGTGTTTCACATGACCGTGAACTTTTAGATGCTTTTGCAAATCGCATTATTGAGCTAAGAGAAGATGGAAGCTATGTTGACTTCAAGGGAAGTTATGAAGAGTTTGCAGAGGCAAAAGAGAAAGGTCTAATCTAA
- a CDS encoding GGDEF domain-containing protein — protein sequence MNFIDTLKLRSKLFSIFIILSISLLLIGIMGAININSMKKKFDALYFGSFVPVNELNIILQTYHDNLGTAYKAKEMKIPLDEIRSEIKLSVERIENEWKSYKSHFKRDEEIAYVEYVSGEIKNTNDFFLNIYTALDSADDIKNLPFDKIEKRVTDVHKVIKKLINYEIDLAKYERKNFLLIYDSSLYKIGTFLLIIIFGVMVISYYVLKSIQSDQNALEIASKKLKIANKRLESASYTDSLTSLHNRRYFNMVYEREIKRAKRNYTYITFMMLDIDYFKQYNDTYGHVKGDVALKSVASVFKELLKRPGDFVFRLGGEEFGILLTDTSEVNTITTAQNICNAVKELKIEHEASKIDTFLTISIGVACCVADSALDEEVLINKADEMLYSAKEGGRNRYSVTTHVSVATPLKLEEIA from the coding sequence ATGAATTTTATTGATACACTAAAATTAAGAAGTAAACTTTTTTCTATATTTATCATTCTCTCTATATCTTTGCTGCTCATTGGAATAATGGGTGCAATAAATATAAACTCAATGAAAAAAAAATTTGATGCACTCTATTTTGGCTCATTTGTGCCAGTAAATGAGCTAAATATAATCCTTCAAACATATCATGATAACCTAGGCACAGCATACAAAGCAAAAGAGATGAAAATACCTTTAGATGAAATTCGCTCAGAGATTAAACTCTCAGTAGAGAGAATTGAGAACGAATGGAAAAGTTATAAATCTCACTTTAAAAGAGACGAAGAGATTGCTTATGTAGAGTACGTCTCAGGTGAGATTAAAAATACAAATGACTTTTTCTTAAATATATATACGGCATTAGATAGTGCAGATGATATAAAAAATTTACCCTTTGATAAGATAGAAAAAAGAGTAACAGATGTACATAAAGTAATAAAAAAACTTATTAATTATGAGATAGATTTAGCAAAGTATGAGCGAAAAAACTTTTTACTCATTTATGACTCCTCTTTGTATAAAATAGGAACTTTTTTATTGATTATTATTTTTGGTGTTATGGTCATCTCATACTATGTGCTCAAAAGTATTCAAAGTGATCAAAATGCTCTTGAGATAGCTAGTAAAAAACTTAAAATCGCAAACAAAAGGCTTGAGAGCGCTTCATATACAGATTCATTAACATCTTTGCATAACAGAAGATATTTTAATATGGTTTATGAGAGAGAGATAAAAAGAGCAAAAAGAAACTATACCTATATTACTTTTATGATGCTTGATATTGACTATTTTAAACAATACAATGATACTTATGGACACGTAAAAGGAGATGTTGCACTAAAGAGTGTAGCTTCTGTTTTTAAAGAACTCTTAAAACGTCCTGGTGATTTTGTCTTTAGATTAGGTGGTGAGGAGTTTGGAATTTTACTTACAGACACTTCAGAGGTAAACACAATAACAACCGCCCAAAATATTTGCAACGCAGTCAAAGAGCTTAAGATAGAGCATGAAGCATCTAAAATAGATACATTTTTGACAATTTCAATAGGTGTAGCATGTTGTGTAGCCGATAGCGCTTTGGATGAAGAGGTTCTAATAAATAAAGCTGATGAGATGCTATATAGTGCAAAAGAGGGCGGGAGAAATAGATATAGCGTTACCACACATGTAAGTGTGGCAACACCACTCAAGTTAGAAGAGATTGCTTAA
- a CDS encoding Crp/Fnr family transcriptional regulator: protein MNEKLNYIKELSFFNSLDDEKLKIIDSISKITTYAKNSILYYENDTNNKIFFLVSGLIKVYKIDKFGNEIFLYYIYKDSLISELTTLSSDMIYCFSNAEPVEESIILEVDFSEFKKEFLSKNILNNEFINEILTKTHQLHCVVNRELVFDATAKVAFTLCNDLKMFNSLKRHEISFMLHIQPETLSRVLNKLKRNSIIDIENSNVIILNKEMLKSAYKGNM, encoded by the coding sequence ATGAATGAAAAGTTAAATTACATCAAAGAGCTGTCGTTTTTTAACTCTCTTGATGATGAAAAATTAAAAATCATCGACTCTATTTCAAAAATAACCACCTACGCAAAAAACTCTATACTTTACTATGAAAATGATACTAACAATAAAATATTTTTTTTAGTTTCAGGTCTTATAAAAGTATATAAGATTGATAAATTTGGAAATGAGATCTTTCTTTACTATATCTATAAAGATTCTCTAATCTCAGAACTTACAACACTTAGCAGCGATATGATTTACTGCTTTTCAAATGCCGAACCTGTAGAGGAAAGTATTATTTTAGAGGTCGATTTTTCAGAGTTCAAAAAAGAGTTTTTATCAAAAAACATACTAAATAATGAGTTTATAAATGAAATTTTGACAAAAACTCATCAGCTTCACTGCGTTGTAAACAGAGAACTTGTTTTTGATGCCACCGCTAAAGTGGCATTTACTCTCTGTAATGACTTAAAAATGTTTAACTCTCTAAAACGACATGAAATCTCTTTTATGCTTCATATTCAACCTGAGACTCTATCAAGAGTTTTAAACAAGCTTAAAAGAAACTCTATCATTGACATTGAAAATTCAAATGTTATAATCCTAAATAAAGAGATGTTAAAGAGCGCATATAAAGGTAATATGTAA